A genomic segment from Osmerus mordax isolate fOsmMor3 chromosome 5, fOsmMor3.pri, whole genome shotgun sequence encodes:
- the rasgrp3 gene encoding ras guanyl-releasing protein 3 isoform X1, which yields MGSSTLGKAVPLNTLLDACIQAFDYNGELQSNQLPRTVLLMHRWYVTSTELAGKLLIMYRDCQGDDCQRTRLKICYLMRYWIVTFPAEFNLDLGLIRLTEEFRDVAAQLGCEEHFKLIDISTIPSYDWMRKLTQRKKQAKKGKASLLFDHLEPEELAEHLTFLEYKSIRRISFIDYQSYVIHGCLVDNPTLERSIALFNGVSQWVQLMVLSRLTPQHRAEVITKYINVAQKLLQLQNFNTLMAVVGGLSHSSISRLKETHSHLAPDVTKIWNEMTELVSSNGNYCAYRKAFTDCEGFKIPILGVHLKDLIAVHVVFADWVDDTKVNIVKMQQLYLTFNELVSLQSAVAQVEPNMDLIYLLTLSLDLYYTEDEIYELSLLREPRNPKSLPTSPTTPNKPLAPLDWASGVPTKPDPSLVNKHIRKVVDSVFRNYDHDHDGYISQEDFESIAANFPFLDSFCVLDKDQDGLISKDEMMAYFLRANPLLQCKMGPGFIHNFQEMTYLKPTFCEHCAGFLWGIIKQGYKCKDCGVNCHKQCRELLVLACRKLLRSTSLGSVSPGGLTHSSLPSSPALPTCKDEDEVFEFPTVAPVGPDLEGKSITLMTGSAQRISVRLQRATTSQATQTEPLWPEHAWGAGDGGSHTFPKMRYRPHRKASKNKGFARWENESQVPARGRRDSQEQTDGPAEVVHNGITAHREKVCVCLGSLHIRRRFKT from the exons ATGGGATCATCCACGCTGGGGAAAGCAGTCCCCCTCAACACGCTACTGGACGCCTGCATCCAGGCTTTTG ATTACAATGGGGAGCTGCAGTCCAATCAGCTTCCTCGTACTGTGCTTCTGATGCACCGCTGGTATGTCACGTCCACAGAGCTGGCCGGGAAGCTGCTCATTAT GTATCGTGACTGCCAAGGAGATGACTGCCAAAGAACCAGACTGAAGATCTGCTATCTAATGAG gTACTGGATAGTGACATTCCCTGCTGAGTTTAACCTGGACCTGGGTCTGATTCGGCTTACGGAGGAGTTCAGAGATGTGGCCGCACAGCTGGGCTGTGAGGAGCACTTTAAACTAATTGACATCTCGACCAT cccatCATACGACTGGATGAGGAAGCTGACCCAGAGGAAGAAGCAGGCCAAGAAGGGAAAGGCCTCGCTGCTGTTTGACCACCTGGAGCCCGAGGAGCTGGCGGAACACCTCACTTTCCTGGAGTACAAGTCCATCAGAAGGATATCA TTCATAGACTACCAGAGCTATGTGATCCACGGGTGCCTGGTGGACAACCCAACCCTGGAGCGCTCCATCGCCCTGTTCAACGGTGTGTCCCAGTGGGTCCAGCTCATGGTGCTCAGCAGGCTGACCCCTCAACACCGTGCTGAGGTCATCACCAAGTACATCAACGTAGCccag aaACTCCTCCAGCTGCAGAACTTCAACACATTGATGGCGGTTGTTGGAGGGTTGAGTCACAGCTCTATTTCTCGTCTGAAGGAGACCCATTCACACCTGGCTCCTGATGTCACCAAG ATCTGGAACGAGATGACGGAGCTGGTCTCCTCTAATGGGAACTACTGTGCCTACCGCAAGGCCTTCACCGACTGTGAGGGCTTTAAGATCCCCATCCTGGGGGTCCACCTGAAGGACCTGATCGCCGTGCACGTGGTCTTCGCCGACTGGGTGGACGACACCAAGGTCAACATTGTGAAGATGCAGCAACTGTACCTCACCTTTAACGAGCTGGTGTCCCTTCAGAGTGCCGTGGCGCAAGTGGAGCCCAACATGGACCTCATCTACTTGCTAACG CTCTCTTTAGACCTTTACTACACAGAAGATGAGATTTATGAGCTATCGTTGCTCAGGGAGCCACGAAATCCTAAATCATTG CCTACCTCTCCTACAACGCCCAACAAGCCCCTGGCCCCACTGGACTGGGCATCAGGTGTGCCCACCAAGCCAGACCCCTCGCTGGTGAACAAACACATCAGGAAGGTGGTGGAC TCTGTATTCAGGAACTATGACCATGACCATGACGGCTACATCTCCCAAGAGGACTTTGAAAGTATTGCTGCAAACTTTCCATTTTTGGATTCCTTCTGTGTTTTGGACAAAGACCA GGATGGTTTGATCAGTAAGGATGAGATGATGGCATACTTCTTGAGGGCCAACCCCCTGCTCCAGTGTAAGATGGGGCCTGGCTTCATTCACAACTTCCAGGAAATGACATACCTGAAGCCAACCTTCTGCGAACATTGTGCAGGATTT CTCTGGGGAATCATTAAGCAGGGATACAAGTGTAAAG aCTGTGGGGTGAACTGCCATAAACAGTGCAGGGAGTTGTTGGTTCTGGCCTGCAGGAAGCTGCTTCGCTCCACGTCTCTGGGAAGTGTCTCCCCTGGAGGACTGACTCACAGCTCTCTGCCCAGCAGCCCCGCACTGCCCACCTGCAAAG ATGAAGACGAGGTGTTTGAGTTTCCCACAGTGGCCCCGGTGGGTCCTGACCTGGAGGGCAAGTCCATCACCCTCATGACGGGATCAGCCCAGCGGATCTCTGTCCGTCTCCAGAGGGCCACCACCAGCCAGGCCACACAAACAGAGCCCCTGTGGCCAGAGCATGCCTGGGGGGCTGGGGATGGGGGGTCGCACACCTTCCCCAAGATGAGATACCGGCCCCATAGGAAGGCCTCCAAGAACAAGGGCTTTGCCCGCTGGGAGAATGAGTCTCAGGTCCCTGCACGGGGCAGGAGGGATTCCCAGGAGCAGACGGATGGCCCTGCAGAGGTGGTGCACAATGGAATAACGGCACACagggagaaggtgtgtgtgtgtttgggctcgCTTCACATTAGAAGAAGGTTTAAAACGTGA
- the rasgrp3 gene encoding ras guanyl-releasing protein 3 isoform X2: MGSSTLGKAVPLNTLLDACIQAFDYNGELQSNQLPRTVLLMHRWYVTSTELAGKLLIMYRDCQGDDCQRTRLKICYLMRYWIVTFPAEFNLDLGLIRLTEEFRDVAAQLGCEEHFKLIDISTIPSYDWMRKLTQRKKQAKKGKASLLFDHLEPEELAEHLTFLEYKSIRRISFIDYQSYVIHGCLVDNPTLERSIALFNGVSQWVQLMVLSRLTPQHRAEVITKYINVAQKLLQLQNFNTLMAVVGGLSHSSISRLKETHSHLAPDVTKIWNEMTELVSSNGNYCAYRKAFTDCEGFKIPILGVHLKDLIAVHVVFADWVDDTKVNIVKMQQLYLTFNELVSLQSAVAQVEPNMDLIYLLTLSLDLYYTEDEIYELSLLREPRNPKSLPTSPTTPNKPLAPLDWASGVPTKPDPSLVNKHIRKVVDSVFRNYDHDHDGYISQEDFESIAANFPFLDSFCVLDKDQDGLISKDEMMAYFLRANPLLQCKMGPGFIHNFQEMTYLKPTFCEHCAGFLWGIIKQGYKCKDCGVNCHKQCRELLVLACRKLLRSTSLGSVSPGGLTHSSLPSSPALPTCKDEDEVFEFPTVAPVGPDLEGKSITLMTGSAQRISVRLQRATTSQATQTEPLWPEHAWGAGDGGSHTFPKMRYRPHRKASKNKGFARWENESQVPARGRRDSQEQTDGPAEVVHNGITAHREKDS; encoded by the exons ATGGGATCATCCACGCTGGGGAAAGCAGTCCCCCTCAACACGCTACTGGACGCCTGCATCCAGGCTTTTG ATTACAATGGGGAGCTGCAGTCCAATCAGCTTCCTCGTACTGTGCTTCTGATGCACCGCTGGTATGTCACGTCCACAGAGCTGGCCGGGAAGCTGCTCATTAT GTATCGTGACTGCCAAGGAGATGACTGCCAAAGAACCAGACTGAAGATCTGCTATCTAATGAG gTACTGGATAGTGACATTCCCTGCTGAGTTTAACCTGGACCTGGGTCTGATTCGGCTTACGGAGGAGTTCAGAGATGTGGCCGCACAGCTGGGCTGTGAGGAGCACTTTAAACTAATTGACATCTCGACCAT cccatCATACGACTGGATGAGGAAGCTGACCCAGAGGAAGAAGCAGGCCAAGAAGGGAAAGGCCTCGCTGCTGTTTGACCACCTGGAGCCCGAGGAGCTGGCGGAACACCTCACTTTCCTGGAGTACAAGTCCATCAGAAGGATATCA TTCATAGACTACCAGAGCTATGTGATCCACGGGTGCCTGGTGGACAACCCAACCCTGGAGCGCTCCATCGCCCTGTTCAACGGTGTGTCCCAGTGGGTCCAGCTCATGGTGCTCAGCAGGCTGACCCCTCAACACCGTGCTGAGGTCATCACCAAGTACATCAACGTAGCccag aaACTCCTCCAGCTGCAGAACTTCAACACATTGATGGCGGTTGTTGGAGGGTTGAGTCACAGCTCTATTTCTCGTCTGAAGGAGACCCATTCACACCTGGCTCCTGATGTCACCAAG ATCTGGAACGAGATGACGGAGCTGGTCTCCTCTAATGGGAACTACTGTGCCTACCGCAAGGCCTTCACCGACTGTGAGGGCTTTAAGATCCCCATCCTGGGGGTCCACCTGAAGGACCTGATCGCCGTGCACGTGGTCTTCGCCGACTGGGTGGACGACACCAAGGTCAACATTGTGAAGATGCAGCAACTGTACCTCACCTTTAACGAGCTGGTGTCCCTTCAGAGTGCCGTGGCGCAAGTGGAGCCCAACATGGACCTCATCTACTTGCTAACG CTCTCTTTAGACCTTTACTACACAGAAGATGAGATTTATGAGCTATCGTTGCTCAGGGAGCCACGAAATCCTAAATCATTG CCTACCTCTCCTACAACGCCCAACAAGCCCCTGGCCCCACTGGACTGGGCATCAGGTGTGCCCACCAAGCCAGACCCCTCGCTGGTGAACAAACACATCAGGAAGGTGGTGGAC TCTGTATTCAGGAACTATGACCATGACCATGACGGCTACATCTCCCAAGAGGACTTTGAAAGTATTGCTGCAAACTTTCCATTTTTGGATTCCTTCTGTGTTTTGGACAAAGACCA GGATGGTTTGATCAGTAAGGATGAGATGATGGCATACTTCTTGAGGGCCAACCCCCTGCTCCAGTGTAAGATGGGGCCTGGCTTCATTCACAACTTCCAGGAAATGACATACCTGAAGCCAACCTTCTGCGAACATTGTGCAGGATTT CTCTGGGGAATCATTAAGCAGGGATACAAGTGTAAAG aCTGTGGGGTGAACTGCCATAAACAGTGCAGGGAGTTGTTGGTTCTGGCCTGCAGGAAGCTGCTTCGCTCCACGTCTCTGGGAAGTGTCTCCCCTGGAGGACTGACTCACAGCTCTCTGCCCAGCAGCCCCGCACTGCCCACCTGCAAAG ATGAAGACGAGGTGTTTGAGTTTCCCACAGTGGCCCCGGTGGGTCCTGACCTGGAGGGCAAGTCCATCACCCTCATGACGGGATCAGCCCAGCGGATCTCTGTCCGTCTCCAGAGGGCCACCACCAGCCAGGCCACACAAACAGAGCCCCTGTGGCCAGAGCATGCCTGGGGGGCTGGGGATGGGGGGTCGCACACCTTCCCCAAGATGAGATACCGGCCCCATAGGAAGGCCTCCAAGAACAAGGGCTTTGCCCGCTGGGAGAATGAGTCTCAGGTCCCTGCACGGGGCAGGAGGGATTCCCAGGAGCAGACGGATGGCCCTGCAGAGGTGGTGCACAATGGAATAACGGCACACagggagaag GACAGCTGA